From a region of the Castanea sativa cultivar Marrone di Chiusa Pesio chromosome 10, ASM4071231v1 genome:
- the LOC142612652 gene encoding uncharacterized protein LOC142612652, whose translation MVRGKDACWEHCELVDATRQKVRCNYCQREFSGGVYRMKFHLAQIKNKDIVPCTEVPADVRDHIQSILSTPKKHKTSKKTKVDQAVAANGQQNSSSGSDGFHPNHGSSGQKGSTCPSLLFPPPSPSGQPAVDDAQKQKQDDADKRIAVFFFHNSIPLSAAKSMYYQEMVNAIAECGVGYNAPSYEKLRSTLLEKVKGDIHDRYKKYRDEWKETGCTILCDSWSDGRTKSIIVFSVTCPKGTLFLKSVDVSGHEDDSSYLFELLERVLLEIGVENVVQVITNTPDSYFNVGRRLMGKYSSLFWSPCASYCIDKMLEDIGKQERVATVLEEAKSITRYIYSNAWTLSMMRKFTGGRELFRPRITRFVTNFLTLRSIVIQEDNLKHMFCHTEWLSSICSKRPDAQAVKSLLYLDRFWKYAHEAVSISEPLVKILRIVDGDMPAIGYIYEGIERSKVAVKAYYKGSEENYMPIWNIIDERWNMQLHSSLHAAAAFLNPSIFYNPYFKIDLSIRNGFQEAMLKMATMDSDKMEITKEHPIYINAQGALGTDFAIMGRTLNTPGDWWTGYGYEIPTLQRAAIRILSQPCSSHWCRWNWSTFESMHTKTRNRMELERFNDLVFVHCNLWLQAVCQNRDGKCKPIIFDEIDVSSEWPTESESSAPLLDDSWLDNMPLECRGSP comes from the exons ATGGTCCGGGGAAAAGATGCCTGTTGGGAACATTGCGAGCTTGTTGATGCAACCAGACAGAAGGTTAGGTGTAATTATTGTCAGCGGGAGTTCAGTGGGGGCGTATACAGGATGAAGTTTCACTTAGCTCAAATAAAGAACAAAGATATAGTCCCCTGTACTGAAGTACCGGCTGATGTGCGGGACCATATCCAAAGTATATTAAGCACTCCCAAGAAACATAAGACTTCCAAGAAAACAAAGGTGGATCAGGCAGTAGCAGCCAATGGTCAACAAAATAGCTCTTCTGGTAGTGATGGCTTCCATCCTAACCATGGATCTAGTGGACAGAAAGGAAGCACCTGCCCATCTTTGTTATTTCCACCCCCTTCACCAAGTGGACAGCCTGCAGTAGATGATGCTCAAAAGCAAAAACAGGATGATGCTGACAAAAGAATTGCTGTTTTTTTCTTCCACAATTCTATTCCTCTCAGTGCTGCTAAATCCATGTATTATCAGGAAATGGTAAATGCTATTGCAGAGTGTGGGGTTGGCTACAATGCCCCAAGTTATGAAAAATTGAGATCTACTCTTTTGGAGAAAGTGAAAGGTGATATACATGACCGTTACAAGAAATATAGAGATGAGTGGAAAGAAACAGGCTGTACAATCTTGTGTGATAGCTGGTCTGATGGAAGGACTAAATcaattatagtattttcagttaCATGCCCTAAGGGGACACTTTTTTTGAAGTCAGTTGATGTATCAGGTCATGAAGATGATAGTTCTTACTTGTTCGAGTTGCTTGAGCGTGTTCTTCTGGAAATTGGTGTGGAAAATGTTGTTCAAGTTATAACAAATACCCCAGACAGTTATTTTAATGTAGGAAGACGTCTTATGGGCAAATACAGTTCATTGTTTTGGTCTCCTTGTGCTTCTTACTGTATAGATAAGATGTTGGAAGACATTGGTAAACAAGAGAGGGTGGCTACAGTCTTGGAGGAGGCAAAGAGCATCACAAGGTACATATATAGTAATGCATGGACATTGAGTATGATGAGAAAATTCACTGGTGGAAGGGAGTTGTTTAGGCCAAGAATTACTAGATTTGTGACTAATTTCCTCACATTGAGGTCCATTGTTATTCAGGAGGACAATTTGAAGCACATGTTTTGTCATACAGAGTGGTTGTCCTCCATTTGTAGTAAACGTCCTGATGCACAAGCTGTGAAGTCGTTGCTCTATTTAGATAGATTTTGGAAGTATGCACATGAAGCTGTAAGCATTTCTGAACCACTAGTTAAAATTTTACGTATTGTTGATGGGGACATGCCTGCTATAGGCTATATATATGAAGGAATAGAGAGGTCAAAGGTAGCGGTCAAGGCATATTATAAGGGTAGTGAAGAGAACTACATGCCAATTTGGAATATAATTGATGAGAGATGGAATATGCAGCTTCATTCGTCCTTACATGCTGCAGCAGCTTTCCTTAACCCTTCCATTTTCTATAACCCTTATTTTAAGATTGATTTAAGTATTAGGAATGGGTTTCAAGAAGCAATGTTAAAGATGGCTACAATGGATAGTGATAAAATGGAGATCACTAAAGAACATCCTATATACATCAATGCACAAGGTGCTCTTGGGACTGATTTTGCTATCATGGGAAGGACACTGAATACCCCAG GTGATTGGTGGACCGGATATGGTTATGAGATCCCGACGCTCCAGAGAGCTGCAATACGGATACTGAGCCAACCTTGCAGTTCCCATTGGTGTAGATGGAACTGGAGCACTTTTGAGAGCATGCATACCAAGACACGGAACAGAATGGAGCTGGAAAGATTCAATGATTTGGTTTTTGTGCACTGCAATCTTTGGTTACAAGCCGTCTGTCAAAATAGGGATGGAAAATGTAAACCCATTATATTTGACGAAATAGATGTTAGTTCTGAATGGCCCACTGAGTCGGAATCCTCAGCTCCACTTTTGGATGATTCATGGCTGGACAATATGCCCCTTGAATGCAGGGGTagcccttga